Within the bacterium genome, the region ACTTCTGCGGTTCGGAGTTCCTTTGTTCGATATTCTGCGGTTTAATATCCTTTTGCGAAAATCCTTCTAAAAAAACAAGAAGTTCAACGTCAGTAGTACATCGCTAAGGTTTTTTCATACTGCGTTGGAATTCCTGCGGGCTCATGATCAGCGACGTCCGTTTTTCTTCCTTCTCTTTTCTTTCGATTTGAGCTTTCCTTATCTCCAACGAACGCTCTATCAAATGAACGGCAAAAGGATCCAGCATCCGGGAGAAACCGAAAGCCATCGCAGCAATTTCCGGTTCTTTGTCTTTCAGGAAATAAGCCGCCTTTTGCAAGGCAAGCGCCCAAACCGGTCTCTTCACCGCAGAGAAATATTCGCCGGACGCCTCATGCACCGCTTCTGCTTTTTGTTGAAGTCTTTGTTGTTCCGGCAAAATGATTGGGCCTTCTTCAATCTGGACGAGCCGCTGGATCACCTGATCAAGGAATTCTTCTTCCGCAAGCCAGAGCTGGAAATATTCGTGATTCAATAATAGAGCGGCATCCTGCTGGTACAGGTTCGTGCGCGGTGTCCATTCGGAAAACGGATTTTGCGCGGTAGCCTCTCCCATGTACTTCCGAAAATCTTCCGCTCCCTGCAAAAACTCAAAAGAGCTCATAACAAAGAATCGCGCGTGTTCCGGCGGTAAAGCATGAAAAGACATGTTCACGCCTGTCCCTTTGTGAAACTCTGCAGCATAATCATCAGCAACACGCTGCATGGTTTTCTGATTCATCCGGATGTCCCGTCGCTGTTGAATGATTTCGAAATTCTTGCCCTCCGTGATTTCTACAAAAAACCAGTCGCCGCGCGGACCGTTCCCGCGGAAATAAAAGAAAGGCTGCCAGAGCGGCAATCGATTTTCGGCAAGCAAAAAGATTTCATGGCGAGTTGGTTCCACCGTTACGATTGGCTTTTCCCACTGAGGAGCTTCCCATCCTTTCTGGCGAAGTCTGTAAAGCGCTTTTCGTATCGCCTGGTCCTTTTCTCGTCCGGGATTCTCTTCTAATAGCTTAGTAAGGAAGGAAGCTGTCAGAGCAGACCCTTCCAATTCCAGCAATGCCAGCGTGCTTTCGAAAAAATCCTCGTCCTGCAACATCAGCCGGATCGCCTGATCCCAGTCGGAGCCATCCTCATTTCGCACCGTTTGAAGAATCCATAGGGCCCGGGAGCGCGGAGTATCTTCTTCGCCGCCCGTGAAGCCCGCCGACTTCAAATAAAGGACACCTGCTTCCGATATTCCCGCCCGATCCGATACTTGTTCCAGCTTCTTCCGAATGTGCGGCTCCGATTCACTCCACAAAACAAACTGCTCCCACCCATTCTGCTTATTCAATGTTTGAACCACAACGCGGTCGCCGCGCGCGCCCAATCCTTCCCAGTGAGCAAGAAGCTCCGTCGCAGAGACTGATTGCTGCTTGAGGAGCTTTTTTACCAACCGCTCCAGATTCTGTTCATTCGGTTTCATAAGATTTTCTTGGCGCCTTGGCGTCTTGGCGGTTCAAATTATAGTACTATATTTGTAATGAATCGGCTTGCGCTCTGGGTGGAAGAGTACCTGGATTATTGCCGGATTGAGAAGGGTCTTTCTGAAAACTCGATCCTCTCCTACAAAAGGGATTTGCGACACCTCATGCAATTCAGCAAAGAGAACGAGATGCCGGAAGGCCCGCAGGAATATCTGCAGATCATAGAATTCCTGCATTACCTCAACCGGCTCAAACTGGCATCCTCTTCTGTGATGCGAATGACCTCGACTCTTCGAAATTTCTACCGCTATCTTGTTCAAAACAGCAAAATGAACGTGGATCCGGCTGCGCAATTGGAGGCGCCGGCACGTTTCAGGCGAATGCCCAAAATGCTTAGCCGGGAACAGATGCAAACACTGCTGCAGCAACCGGACATTGAAACAGAAGCTGGAATCCGGGATCGCGCGATGCTGGAATTGCTCTATGCAGCCGGGGTGCGAATCTCGGAAATGCTCGATTTGAAACTGCATCAGCTTCAATTGCCACTCGGATTTGTAGTATGCACAGGCAAAGGCTCCAAAGAACGAATCGCACCTGTGAATGAGCAGAGTAAAGATTGGCTCTACCGCTATCTTAAGGAAGTGCGGCCGAAATACATGGGAACAAAGCCGCGAAAGAATTACGGCAAGTCGCAGATTCAGGGAGACCGGCAAAAAGTATTTCTAAACCAGCGCGGCAAACCACTCACCCGCCAGGGATTCTGGAAAATCCTAAAACTCTATGGAAGGAAAGCCTCCATCCCGGACCATCTCTTGACCCCTCACGTTTTGAGGCATACATTTGCAACGCACCTCCTCGAAGGGGGTGCGGATCTTCGTTCGGTTCAGATGCTTCTCGGACATGCGGACATCAGCACGACAGAGATTTATACTCATATATCCAGGGAACATCTCCAGAAGATTTATCGCAAGTTCCACCCGCGAGGATAACTGGTCACGGTCAACTGGCCACTGGTCATTTACTATGTATGAATTTCTGGGTCATCCTTCCGAGGAATTGATCCGGGTGACTGCAAATACGGTTGAAGAGGTATTTGTGGATTCGGCAGCAGCGCTATTTGAGCTAATGACGGACATAAATAAAATACGAGACGATGTTTCGTTTGAAATAGAATTGGGCGCGCCTGATCGACTTCTGCTTCTGGTTGATTGGCTGAACAAGTTGATTTTCGTTCATGAAGTGGAGCACGTGTTTCTAAACAACTTTCGAGTACACTTGCAGCCCGGATCGACATGGAACCTAAGCGCCAGGGTTAGCGGTCAAAAGATCAATGAGCAGATGGAGCGAAGACTTCATGCAAAAAGTGCGACTTACGGACAACTCGAATGGAATGAAACGCCGCAAGGCCATCAAGTACAATTTGTGATCGACGTATGAAACAGGAAACGAATCCAACACTCTCGAATCTTTTGAACATTCCACTCCCAAAAATTGAAGAAGCCGGTTTGCTTTCATTTCCGTTAGAGCTGAAATCTCCTTTTGAAACAAGCTTCGGCGCCGTGGATCGCCGTGAAGTCCTGCTCTGCTACGTGAAGGGAGAAGGGCTCGAAGGATACGGCGAGTGCGTCGCCGAACAGGACCCGCTTTACAGTTATGAAACTGTGGTGACAGCCTGGCACGTACTGGAAAAATACCTTCTACCATCCCTTCGCTCTTCGAATACATTAGAAGACTATTTGCAATCCTCGGCCGCGATCCGCGGCCATCACATGGCGAAAGCTGCATTGGAAGCGGCGCTCTGGGACATCCTGGCGAAAAGCCGGAAACAACCCCTTTACCGTTTCTGGGGTGGAACCAAAACGAGAATTCCGTGCGGCGTGAGCATAGGAATACAAAAGGATCACGATTCGCTTCTGGAGAGCGTTCGGGATTATCTGTCTCAGGGTTACCGCAGAATCAAAATCAAAATCAAACCGGGAAAAGATCAAAGCTTGCTGGAAGCGATCCGAAGCGAATTTCCGGATATTCCATTGATGGCAGATGCTAACGCCGCGTACACCTTGTCGGATGTGGAACTGCTAAAGTCGCTGGACAAATACCGGTTGATGATGATCGAGCAGCCTTTGCATTATGAGGATTTGTGCGATCACGCGGTTCTACAAAATCAATTGGAGACAGCGGTTTGTCTGGATGAATCGATTACTTCATTTCATCAGGCAAAGGCCGCGATTGCGCTGCAGAGCTGCAGGATTATCAACATTAAAACCGGCCGGGTCGGCGGGCACCGCGAATCGATCCGGATTCATGATCTTGCCAGGCAGCATCAGATGCCGGTCTGGTGCGGTGGAATGCTGGAATCCGGAATTGGCCGAGCGCACAACCTGGCTCTGGCATCTTTGCCGAATTTCTCCCTGCCCGGCGATACTTCTGCGAGTGATCGTTACTGGCATCGCGACATCATTCATCCTGCAGTACAGATGGATGCTGATGGATTCATTGCACTTCCGGAAACGCCAGGAATGGGGTATGAGGTGGATCGAGATTATCTGGAATCCCTCATAGAAAAAAGATTCCGGCTGCTGGTGTGATAAAATCCTTCACAATGTTTGCGGATATCACAATTCTATGGGAATGGGAATTCGATGAAGATTTCATCCGGATCTTCGATCGAAAATGCCAGCAGTTCCGGCTCCAAAGTTATCTGGTGCAGCCCTATAACCAGCCAAATGTGGTGGAAGAATTAAAGCGAGGTGATTTTAACGCAAGAGTCGTTCTCGACCGCGCTTCCGATAATCAACCTGCGTTTGAGCCGCTCATAAAAAAGCTTCTTGCCAATGGCGCTGTTTTCTTGAACCATCCGGACAAACTGGCAACTGCGCTCGATAAAGCCGTGATGCATCAGAAGCTGGCGGACAACGACGTGCGCGTGCCGTATACCATCATTCTTTCCCCCTATAGAGATTGGACAAAGATAAAAATTGGTGAATTGATTCGCCTGGGAGAGCCCTTCATCATCAAGCCGGCAACCGGCGGTGGTGGAGTCGGTGTGGAGGCAAACGCCAAGACCCTCTTCGATATTGTGAAAGCGCGTGAAGGAAGGAGTCGGGAAAAATTTTTGCTCCAGGAAAAGGTCCTTCCTGCGCATTTCGGAGACCGTCGGGCGTGGTTTCGTACGTACTACGTCTGTGGCGAAATTCTGAGCTGCTGGTGGGACGATCAAAGCCACATTTACTTCCGCGTTTCTCCTGAAGAAGAAAAAATATATGGACTGGAGCGGTTAAAAACAGTTGCACAAAAAATAGCGGAAATCTCACAGCTTGATTTTTTCTCAGCCGAAATCGCAATCGTGGACAGGGAAACTTTTGTGGTAGTCGACTATGTCAACGACCAATGCGATATGCGGTTAAAATCCCGTTTTGTAGACGGCGTTCCTGACGATGTCGTCGAAGAGATTGCCTTTTATCTGGCGCGTTTTGTGCAGAAGACAATCAGTGCCATGCCCCGGAATCTTCGTCTGGCGGAGGGATAGATTGCGTTGTATCTTTATTCCAAGGGAGGTGTTATGAAGAAGCTAGCAGCCTTTGCTTTAATAACCTTATTCGCGGCCGTAATGATCGCGGAAGCAACTGAAGTCGCCGATGTTGCAAAAAAAGAAAGAGCAAGACGTGAGGCGATTCAAAAACAAGGGAAAACAGCGAAGGTTTTCACCAATCAAGATATTGCCAACCTGAAATCAACTCTTGCATTCGAAGCTCGTACAGAACCGGAAGGGGTCAAAGAAACGACGCTTCCCGGCATTGATACTTCTGCTGGAGATGACGTCGCACAGCCAAAGAAGAAGGAGCCACCCCAACAACAGGCCAACGAAGAAATAGAAAAGCTAAGAGAGGAACGAGAGGCGCTCGAGCAACAAGCAAAAGACGCCCAGCAAACAATTAATCAAGGTGGCGGATTTTTTACACGCAACCTCGGCAATCAGTACAAACAGAAACGGGAAGCCGAATCTCGCATTCGTGAAATCGATCAAAAGTTGAAGGAAGAGGAAGAAAAAGAGAAAGAAGACGAACAGTAGCTCTTTTTACAGAAAGTTCAATTCTCTTGCTTCTTTTTCAGGATCACGTCCGAAGCTTCGCGAAAAATAACATCGATGTCGCGGCTGGTTTCACGAAAATCTTTCATACCGAGATGAACGAGCCACACAATCAACAGGAGCGGTGGAATCCAAAAAAAGAGCGCTTGAAATGGAGTAAACGTAAGAATGAAGAATCCAAGAAAGAGGAACGCCGCTTCCAGTATCAGTACAGCGGAAATCAGCACGCGGCGGTTGCGCCTTTGTTTTGAAACAAGATATTCCCTGTCACCCTCAAGATAATTGCGGTAAAGCCGGATTTCCCGAATCGCGGACCAGAACGCAAAAATAATCATGCCCGCAATCAGCAGGCCAACAATAATCTCCACTGTATTTTTTGAACAGAAGAACGCAAAGATCGCGAAGCAAAACCTACTTTTTTCTTTGCGCGCTTTGCGGTCTTCTGTTCAAATGAGTTTACTCTTCTTCTTTTTCGTGCTGCACTTTTGATTTATGCTCTTCAATGATTTTTTGTGCTAGATGAGAGGGAACTTCATCGTAATGCGAGAAATTCATTTCATAGTAGCCGCGTCCGCCGGTCATCGAAGTTAAAGAAGGAGCGTAGTTGAGCATTTCCGAAAGCGGAACGGCCGCGCGGATGATCTGGATGTTTCCGCTGGAATCCATTCCCTGCATTCTGCCACGCCTGCCGCTTAAATCTCCCGTGATCGCGCCCATGTATTCCGATGGGGCAAAAATATCCACGTGCATCACCGGCTCCAGCAGAACCGGCTTGGCCTGTTCCATCCCTTTTTTGAAAGCCATCGATCCTGCAATTTTGAACGCCATTTCCGAAGAATCCACCGGATGGAAAGAACCATCAAAAACGGTCACTTTGAAATTCACGACAGGGAAACCGGCGAGAATTCCACGCTGTCTCGCTTCCTGAATTCCTTTTTCGATTGCAGGCACATAATTTTTCGGAATTGCACCACCAAAGATTTTGTCCTCGAATACGAAATCCTTATCCCGTGGAAGGGGCTCCATCGTAATCCAGCAATCTCCGTATTGTCCGCGCCCGCCGGATTGTTTTTTGTACTTTCCTTGTACCTCGGTCTTGCCCTTGATCGTTTCGCGATAAGGAACTTTCGGCGGATGCAACAGAACTTCAACGCCAAACCGTTTCTTCAAGCGGGCAACAACTACTTCCACATGAAGTTGTCCCGATCCTGAAACAAGCAGTTCTTTTGTCTGAGGATCGCGTTCAAATCTTAGAACAGGATCTTCATCAGACAACTTATGAAGAGCGGTGCTGATTTTTTCTTCATCACCGCGCGACTTCGGCTCAATGGCAAAAGAAATAATCGGATGGGGAAAGGTCAAGGGAGAGTAATGTGAAATCGCTCCAGGTTCTGCAAGAGTGTCATTCGTCTGCGTATCCTTCAGTTTTGCAACGCTGGCAATGTCTCCCGCATAAACTTCATGCACAGGAGTCGCCTGTTTCCCTTGCAAAGCTGAAATCGTACCGATTTTTTCGCTCGTTCCTTTGTTCACGTTCAGGAGGGCATGATCCGCTTTCATCACACCGCTGATCACCCGGAACAGATTGACGCGACCCGCATAAGGATCCACAAACGTCTTGAATACGAACGCCGAAAAACGACCGTTCGGATCGATTTTAATCTCTTCAGTCGATTTATCTTTGTTTTCTACCAGCATTCGAATCGTGGATTCGGCCGGACTCGGAAGAAGCTCAACGATCGCATCCAGAATTGGTTGCGCCCCCACATTGTGAAGAGCGGAAGCGGAGAAAATTGGAATGATCTTGCGTTCCAGAATTGCCGTTTTCAACCCAGCCAGTACTTCCTCCTGGGAAAGCTCACCCGCTTCAAAATACTTTTCCATCAAAGCGTCATCTTGCTCGGCAATCATTTCTACAAGCGCTTGCCTTTGCGCGGAAGCTTCCTGTTTTAAGGACTCAGGAATCTCCACTTCCTGAAATTTGCCCGATTCATCTTTGGGATATTGATATGCTTTGAAGTGGATGAGATCGACGACTCCACTGAAGTCCTTTTCCGAGCCGATCGGAATCTGAACAGGGATGCAAACGCGGCCAAATGATTTCTGAATCGACTCAACCGCGCGATTATAATCGGCCCGTTCGCGGTCCAGTTTGTTCACCACGATCATGCGCGCCAGCTGAAATTCATCGGACCACTTCCAGACTTTTTCGGTTTGCACTTCCACGCCGGCAACGCCGCAAATCAGAATGATGGAGGAATCTACCGCGCGCAAAGCGGCTCGGGCATCCGCAACAAAATTGCCATAACCGGGAGTGTCCAGAAAATTGATTTTTGTCTTGTTCCATTCCACAAAACACGGAGAAGAGGAGATCGTAACCTTGCGTTCAATCTCATCGTCATCAAAATCGGTTACGGTGTTGCCCTGGTCCACCTTGCCAAAACGGTTCACTGCACCGGAATCGAACAAAAAGCAGGAAGCAAGTGACGTTTTTCCTACGTCTCCATGGCCTGCAAGTGCAACGTTCCGAATAGCCTCTGTGGGGTAAACTTTCATAAAATTCCTCCAAAATTGTGAAAAGTACTCCGCGCCTTGTGTCGCGTCAAGGCTGGCATGCGGGACGCAAAACGCAAGACCGTAGGAAAACGAAAATTATAACATAGTTGATCACTGCAACATGTTAATCACGTTGACTTTGGGGTTGTTTCCATTTAGATTTGAGCCATGCCGTCCCAACTTCTTGGAGACGATGTGAAGCTTGTATTGCTATCCGCGGCCTTAGTCGCTTTTCTCTTATTGATCTATTTTGCGATCCGGCTAATCCGCGAGTTGATTCCCACTGTGCGGCAGCTCAGAAGGACACTCAAGGAGTTGGATCGCACGATCCAGAATTCTCAGGAAATCATCTACAACCTGAAAACAATCACGAGAAATGTTGATCAGGAAGTGGTCCAGGCGCAGGAGATTCTGGGGATGGCGCGGGGAGTCGTTCATCAGGTAGCAACCGTGACGAGTGCGATTGCAAAACCAATTACCGGAATCAGGAATTTACTGCTCGGATTGGGTTACGGAATGAAATACTTATTGAAAAGAGACCGCAGGGTTTATGAAGAGGAAGAGCTCTAGCATGTTCTAGGAGGAAATTATGGCAAAAGATGAAAGCAACTTTTTAGAAGTATCGTTCGCATTTTTGCTGGGAAGTCTGGTTGGAGCCACGATTGCATTGCTATACGCTCCAACATCCGGGGAACAGACACGCCGTAAGATCCGCGAAAAGAGCGGCGAAGTCCAGGAAAATCTCCGCACTCAATACGGAAAAATCAGTGACAAAGCCGAAATTGAAGTGAGCCGTTTCAAAGACCGAGTGAATGAAAGGGTCGTTCAAGCAAAGGACTTCTACGACAAACAAAAGTCCAAGGTTCGCGAAGCGGTAGATGAAGGCAGAAGAGCTTTCGAAGAGGAAGAGGAAGAAGAAGAGAAGGGACTGCCGGCATCCACCAACGAAAATGCATAAATAATGTGGTGCGGGCGACCCGCCCGCAACTCCGCGGACGAGACGCCCGTGCCACTTATTGAATGTAACCTAGGCTACGTAGCTCCTGGCGTATCTCCTCATCTATGGCATCAGTGGATCGTCCGGTTTCACGCGTCTTTCTTGCTCCGTAACTCTTGACCTTCCGAATGGGATGTTTTTCTGTAAAGGCTTCCATCCATACACGGCCTTTCATGTCGGCGGCCACCGGAAGTCCCGCAAGATGTAACAGCGTGGGAAGGAAATCATAGATGGATGCATTTCGAATCTCGTATCCTTTCCGAAAAGCCGGACCCTTGCAAAACAGGATTCCTTCCATCTCATGCCCTCCGGACAATTCGGGATCTTCCGCTTCTTCCTTCGGAATCGGTCGAAAACCGTGATCGGAAAGAACAAACACATTCGTGTCAGAAGAAGCAGCGTGTAGAAACTTACCGAGCACCTCGTCCAGATAGACGTAATAGTTTTCGATGGTTTTTCCAAACCAGATTCGCTCCTGATCGGAAACCGGAAAAGATGGAACGGATTGAGGATCCATGTATTTCCAAAAACCGTGCTGTGTGAAGTCAGCTCCACGCAAATAAATCGCGAAAACATCAGGTTCCAACCCTTTGAGAGCCTTCAGACCGATTTCCACGTAGCTTTCGTCCCTGCGATAAACGGAGGCCAAACGCTTTTGCACAATTTGATGCATCTGCCGTTCAAAAGTTCCCCTGCGATACTTCTTTTGAAACTCCTGATCAAATGGAAACGAAGTAAAGCGAAGCAATCGTTTCCTGGACTCTGATTGGATTTGAGCGAAGTCGTGAAAATAATCGTGCTCGAAAGTATCCGGCGGATAAAACACATCCTTGGAACGCGAATTGTAGTAGGTCCGATCGGAGACAATTCCTCCGTTGATGGTT harbors:
- the xerD gene encoding site-specific tyrosine recombinase XerD, with product MNRLALWVEEYLDYCRIEKGLSENSILSYKRDLRHLMQFSKENEMPEGPQEYLQIIEFLHYLNRLKLASSSVMRMTSTLRNFYRYLVQNSKMNVDPAAQLEAPARFRRMPKMLSREQMQTLLQQPDIETEAGIRDRAMLELLYAAGVRISEMLDLKLHQLQLPLGFVVCTGKGSKERIAPVNEQSKDWLYRYLKEVRPKYMGTKPRKNYGKSQIQGDRQKVFLNQRGKPLTRQGFWKILKLYGRKASIPDHLLTPHVLRHTFATHLLEGGADLRSVQMLLGHADISTTEIYTHISREHLQKIYRKFHPRG
- a CDS encoding archease, which encodes MYEFLGHPSEELIRVTANTVEEVFVDSAAALFELMTDINKIRDDVSFEIELGAPDRLLLLVDWLNKLIFVHEVEHVFLNNFRVHLQPGSTWNLSARVSGQKINEQMERRLHAKSATYGQLEWNETPQGHQVQFVIDV
- the menC gene encoding o-succinylbenzoate synthase; protein product: MKQETNPTLSNLLNIPLPKIEEAGLLSFPLELKSPFETSFGAVDRREVLLCYVKGEGLEGYGECVAEQDPLYSYETVVTAWHVLEKYLLPSLRSSNTLEDYLQSSAAIRGHHMAKAALEAALWDILAKSRKQPLYRFWGGTKTRIPCGVSIGIQKDHDSLLESVRDYLSQGYRRIKIKIKPGKDQSLLEAIRSEFPDIPLMADANAAYTLSDVELLKSLDKYRLMMIEQPLHYEDLCDHAVLQNQLETAVCLDESITSFHQAKAAIALQSCRIINIKTGRVGGHRESIRIHDLARQHQMPVWCGGMLESGIGRAHNLALASLPNFSLPGDTSASDRYWHRDIIHPAVQMDADGFIALPETPGMGYEVDRDYLESLIEKRFRLLV
- the fusA gene encoding elongation factor G; translated protein: MKVYPTEAIRNVALAGHGDVGKTSLASCFLFDSGAVNRFGKVDQGNTVTDFDDDEIERKVTISSSPCFVEWNKTKINFLDTPGYGNFVADARAALRAVDSSIILICGVAGVEVQTEKVWKWSDEFQLARMIVVNKLDRERADYNRAVESIQKSFGRVCIPVQIPIGSEKDFSGVVDLIHFKAYQYPKDESGKFQEVEIPESLKQEASAQRQALVEMIAEQDDALMEKYFEAGELSQEEVLAGLKTAILERKIIPIFSASALHNVGAQPILDAIVELLPSPAESTIRMLVENKDKSTEEIKIDPNGRFSAFVFKTFVDPYAGRVNLFRVISGVMKADHALLNVNKGTSEKIGTISALQGKQATPVHEVYAGDIASVAKLKDTQTNDTLAEPGAISHYSPLTFPHPIISFAIEPKSRGDEEKISTALHKLSDEDPVLRFERDPQTKELLVSGSGQLHVEVVVARLKKRFGVEVLLHPPKVPYRETIKGKTEVQGKYKKQSGGRGQYGDCWITMEPLPRDKDFVFEDKIFGGAIPKNYVPAIEKGIQEARQRGILAGFPVVNFKVTVFDGSFHPVDSSEMAFKIAGSMAFKKGMEQAKPVLLEPVMHVDIFAPSEYMGAITGDLSGRRGRMQGMDSSGNIQIIRAAVPLSEMLNYAPSLTSMTGGRGYYEMNFSHYDEVPSHLAQKIIEEHKSKVQHEKEEE
- a CDS encoding DUF948 domain-containing protein yields the protein MPSQLLGDDVKLVLLSAALVAFLLLIYFAIRLIRELIPTVRQLRRTLKELDRTIQNSQEIIYNLKTITRNVDQEVVQAQEILGMARGVVHQVATVTSAIAKPITGIRNLLLGLGYGMKYLLKRDRRVYEEEEL
- a CDS encoding YtxH domain-containing protein; amino-acid sequence: MAKDESNFLEVSFAFLLGSLVGATIALLYAPTSGEQTRRKIREKSGEVQENLRTQYGKISDKAEIEVSRFKDRVNERVVQAKDFYDKQKSKVREAVDEGRRAFEEEEEEEEKGLPASTNENA
- a CDS encoding alkaline phosphatase family protein; the protein is MATGKGPEQHGVTFYVAQNQPITSETVQIKRFWNIFSEYSNLTSLIVGWYLTWPVETINGGIVSDRTYYNSRSKDVFYPPDTFEHDYFHDFAQIQSESRKRLLRFTSFPFDQEFQKKYRRGTFERQMHQIVQKRLASVYRRDESYVEIGLKALKGLEPDVFAIYLRGADFTQHGFWKYMDPQSVPSFPVSDQERIWFGKTIENYYVYLDEVLGKFLHAASSDTNVFVLSDHGFRPIPKEEAEDPELSGGHEMEGILFCKGPAFRKGYEIRNASIYDFLPTLLHLAGLPVAADMKGRVWMEAFTEKHPIRKVKSYGARKTRETGRSTDAIDEEIRQELRSLGYIQ